One part of the Herpetosiphonaceae bacterium genome encodes these proteins:
- a CDS encoding DUF1702 family protein, with protein MSQPRGAVPGALRLLYHHLASRAADLAQTAPSESEMLARQQLERIKRSFVYGYQAALLGFNDEKLARKLNEVDRDLRGFAFEGAAATLTALDLLMVWRPNRLPRFLNGVGAEHIYAGYIGVGWILARLPAHTERRVAWLDPLLRWLAIDGYGFHEGYFHPYRTVTQQLVPDQLAGYACRAFDQGLGRSLWFLAGANVLHIPGMIGKFDPLRRADLWSGVGLACTYAGGVDQAAIRVLLERAGPYQADMALGSALAAKARQRAGCSTDYTDLACTILYGLSARNAARITDDALADLPFDAPEPAYEIWRQRIQQSVTAARFSDAVDSD; from the coding sequence ATGTCCCAACCACGCGGAGCGGTACCTGGCGCGCTGAGACTCCTCTATCACCATCTGGCGAGTCGTGCAGCGGATCTGGCGCAGACCGCGCCCAGCGAGAGCGAGATGCTTGCACGCCAGCAGCTTGAACGGATCAAACGATCGTTCGTATATGGCTATCAGGCCGCTTTGTTGGGGTTTAATGATGAGAAGCTGGCGCGTAAGTTGAATGAGGTCGATAGGGATCTGCGCGGATTTGCCTTTGAGGGAGCTGCCGCAACGCTCACGGCGCTCGATCTTCTGATGGTCTGGCGGCCAAATCGCCTGCCACGGTTCTTAAATGGAGTCGGCGCTGAACATATCTACGCAGGCTATATCGGCGTCGGGTGGATCTTGGCGCGGCTGCCAGCCCACACCGAGCGCCGCGTGGCCTGGCTCGATCCGCTGCTGCGCTGGCTGGCGATCGACGGCTATGGCTTTCACGAAGGCTATTTTCATCCGTATCGTACAGTGACCCAGCAGCTTGTTCCCGATCAACTGGCGGGCTATGCCTGTCGCGCCTTCGATCAAGGTCTGGGACGAAGTCTATGGTTCCTGGCAGGCGCGAACGTGCTGCATATTCCCGGCATGATCGGCAAGTTCGATCCGCTACGCCGCGCGGATCTGTGGAGCGGTGTAGGGCTGGCCTGCACCTATGCGGGCGGCGTGGATCAGGCCGCGATCAGGGTATTGCTGGAGCGCGCCGGACCATACCAGGCCGATATGGCGCTCGGCTCGGCGCTGGCTGCGAAGGCGCGTCAGCGGGCGGGCTGTTCGACAGACTATACCGATCTTGCCTGCACGATCTTATATGGTCTATCCGCGCGGAATGCCGCCAGAATCACCGATGATGCCCTGGCAGATCTCCCGTTCGACGCTCCGGAGCCAGCCTATGAGATCTGGCGCCAGCGGATTCAGCAATCGGTCACGGCGGCCAGATTTTCAGACGCCGTAGATTCAGATTGA
- a CDS encoding helix-turn-helix transcriptional regulator gives MSIDVQDYQATNVAFSQPLASLFFRTESAARLVARRGGRPTTYHQAAERVIRTIHERLDEPLMLQDMAEIAQLSPYHFNRVFRQVTGIPPSKFQAALRLQAAKRLLITTQLSVTEICFMVGYNSLGTFTKSFTELVGLSPSQLRSRAKDSAYASIQAFAAAASRHDREAKSLDGWTVQGTVSTQELISGPILIGLFNSPIPESQPVACTLVPEVGGYQIHNVPCGEHYMLVAAFDQECTSAAELMQDQPILVGKARNMIATKTTRAAIKADVFLRPAQSIDPPILVALSQLLHKRLKHLHGYAEHDILFRERVIGRT, from the coding sequence ATGTCGATCGATGTTCAGGACTACCAGGCTACAAACGTGGCGTTCTCCCAGCCATTAGCATCACTGTTTTTCCGAACAGAATCCGCTGCTCGCCTCGTGGCCCGGCGCGGCGGCAGGCCGACGACCTACCATCAGGCGGCTGAGCGAGTCATTCGCACGATCCACGAACGATTGGACGAGCCGCTGATGCTTCAGGATATGGCGGAGATTGCTCAGCTCAGCCCGTATCACTTCAACCGGGTGTTTCGGCAAGTTACCGGCATTCCACCCAGCAAATTTCAAGCGGCGCTGCGCTTGCAGGCGGCGAAGCGGCTGCTGATCACGACTCAGCTCAGCGTTACCGAGATTTGTTTTATGGTCGGGTATAACAGCCTCGGCACATTCACCAAGAGTTTCACGGAGTTGGTGGGGCTGTCGCCTAGCCAGCTGCGATCACGGGCGAAAGATTCCGCCTATGCTTCGATCCAGGCGTTTGCCGCTGCTGCCTCTCGGCACGATCGAGAAGCAAAAAGTCTGGATGGCTGGACCGTTCAGGGAACCGTTTCTACGCAGGAGTTGATCAGCGGTCCGATCTTGATCGGTCTGTTCAACTCGCCAATTCCAGAAAGTCAGCCGGTGGCCTGTACGCTGGTGCCGGAGGTCGGCGGCTATCAAATCCATAATGTACCGTGTGGTGAGCACTATATGCTCGTCGCGGCTTTCGATCAAGAATGTACCAGCGCTGCCGAGCTGATGCAGGATCAACCGATCCTCGTGGGCAAGGCTCGCAATATGATCGCGACTAAGACGACGCGCGCCGCGATCAAAGCCGATGTGTTCCTGCGACCAGCCCAGTCGATCGATCCGCCGATTCTGGTCGCACTCTCGCAGCTCCTCCACAAGCGACTCAAACATCTCCATGGCTACGCCGAGCATGATATCCTGTTCCGCGAGCGCGTGATAGGCAGGACCTAG